The nucleotide sequence aatgtcctttctcaccacagttatagcaaacaatatcttttcttgatcttgactttctCATActtatgcgtgaactgcttctagactttgaccttcctttgttctctgagacaagtgcatatgaatcattttgagatgttgctaaactttttcttctcaactccttattcaataaactgcttgttacttgactcatagtgacaacatcaTCTGgctcagaattactgagggaaatcaccagtgtctcctaactttttggtaatgaactaataagtaacaatgcttgcaactcatcatcaagaggcatttttatagaggataactggttagtaatactctacatttcattcaaatgctcagcaatagaagcaccctctctattttaggttcataagttttctaataaaaaaaactttgttgccaactgtttttctttcatagagactttccaactttttccaaagagaatatatagaaatttcagtagaaatatgATGAAAGactctatcatcaagccactgtcaaaTAAattcaattgtttttcgatctaacctcttccactcatcatctgtcatagttatggattttgcactatccccctgtaaagttccatacaaatctttgcaatacaagagatctttcattcttggttttcatatcatccaattttttccattcaaactaatcatgtaaGAAATATTACTTGCCTCCATGtttaaatacaaaattaaatcaccaaaatcctactctgataccaattgttgggatataaagtggaataacctttgtatatgaacaagtactagaagaccataatacgcagcgaattaaatgaaatcacaatcaaatagaataccaagatatacgtggaaaaaccccttcaatgtaaagggtaaataccacagggcaaactagagataatccattataataataatgaatatacaaatctcaatctcttgcccaaaaccctagcaacaatcacaagagaataattgagatacaaggatcacgtcactgtgctcaatatgtaaatcctccctaattctccccaagtaatcacaataagaatatactatagatttgatctaacctgagatgagaacactattggatgattgagaacagtctctctacgttgtccttattttcttccctttctttctatttggatttctgtctttttctcctcctttttgttaCTGTAAGGATCACCACATTGCTGCAGTTTTTCTCCCAAAAACGTAGCCACCTGCCTCTCAAAATGCAACCACcataccccccttatattgatctagggttaggtcaaaggggtgtgggctgtgggttgATAAAGCCCATCATGGGCTAAACCcactatgggctatcagcccaacaagagATTCCAAGGGAGGCTACCTACTAAAACCGATGCCTCTTGCACCCAAACTTGACTAAGGGTCTTTATTTAAGAGCCACTAAGGACCTCCTTTCATATAGATATAAGGAGTTAGTAATGGTAAGCATTCATTTTCTCTCGAATTTTCTCTCGAATGACTTATCTCTTAGAATTTGGTTTGACTTGAAATTGATGAATGCAACAACATAAGCAATTCATGACCTTCATCCTCAATCAGGCCCGAGATTTGCTAGCTGTTGTTGGTAGTCTCCTTTGATAGGTTGCATCTCTCAAGGAGGAGCAAGATAGCACAATTGTCAAGCAATCTCATGGAAGAAGAGTCATCAGACCCGATTTTGGGATAAGAAGTATAAGCACAAAGCTGAGGGGGTGATCTTGTGGCAATAAGAAAAAGACAACGAGATAACTTACCAAGGCAACAAAGGTAGAAGCAACTTGGAGTTCTATTAGGTGCTGGATGCCAAGGGATGTCAAGCACCTTTGTTGAGAGAACTTGACTTTGAAAATAGAAATCGACAACCTCTGACATGCAAATGAAGCTATGGCTCAACAGATGGAGGAACTCGATAATCGAGTAGATGTCGAGGCTTGTGGGGTGGAAAAGTATAAGGCTTCTAAGGGCTTTAAGAAGGGATTAGCAAAGCTAGGACACAACTCTTTTACCTTCAACTATGAGCTTGCAATCTCCAAGGCCACATATGACCACCTCAGCATTTAGCTCCCCAAAGATCCCATCGATAAGTGTTCCACTAATAGTAAAGTTGTCATAGTCGACTCAAGTGACATTGATGACTAAAGCAAGATGATCATCTATACAAAGGGAGGAACCAATAAGGCCAATGATGAAACCGAGGGAGGGGTGCCTACCAAAGGGGACTCACTTAGTCTTGAGGAGTTGATGTCAAACACTACCAATGTCCAGGTTGCTAAGAGTATGCCTGCCCAATCCTCAACTATTTAGGAGCTTCAGCTACCGACAAAAGCTTCGACTATCGATTTGACCCCTAAAGACAATGAAGATGTAGAAATAATAGGTGATTAGGAGGGTCAACTTGCCTTGAAAGGAACTTTCCTCCTCGAGAGTTTAGAGTTACCCCGGAGGGGCCCGGCGTGCACCACCCTAATGGAAACAATTATCTATGCTTGCTACTTGTATCATCTCTAGTTTGTTTGCCCTAAAAAGATTGAATATTCTAGGGTTTTCTGCTTGAATAAAGGGAGTTCTTCGGACCTAAGTTGGCCAATAGTCATCTCTCAAAAGCACTAATCAGTGCTATAGACTATGAACTTTCGATTGAGTTGAAAGATCTTTCATTtcattcttttgctttaatttctcttttttattttgatttctttCATAAAATCATAGGGGAATCACATAAAAgtaaatttctatctttctaagtCCATCCAAAAACTTTAACATAGAATCAAATATCCCACCATATTCTGTGAAGAAAGTATTATTGTGACTTCCCCGTTGAACTCTACTAGAACAGGTAATGACAAAAGGGGCTTCAATTCAATTCTTTAAAGTTAGAAGAACAAACAAGGGGACAAGCAATGGAATTAGCTTTAGGCAATAAGTAATAGCTATCATAGTGCTAACATGAATTAATTTAAAATTCAATAAGTATCTGAATAATCAACAAGGAAGGGGGTACTAGTGAGTTTTGTAGTAAAGGAAGCAAGAAGCAAGTCTCGAGAGTCAATAGTGAGGAAGCAGAACAAACGAGTGGTATAGAGTTAGGTTATCGAGTAGTGAAGTAATAACAGTTAGCAATGAGAAGTTATCAAGTAGTGAGGTAATACTATGCACACTCAATTCAATGGTTAGCAAAGTAATCCAAATAGTATCGGAAGTTGGACGATAACACTACTTTATAAGAAAGTATTAAGTAATGATAGTAGAAGACATAATAGAATAGTTTCTACATTATCTGTGTTGTGATAGAATCGGTGCTTTAGtaagatcttttttattttgtccCTTACAATAGCTAGTTAGAAGGATATTtcagaaattttaaaaataaaatataaattctgaATTAAAATAACAATTTTGCCCTTCTAATAACAAAATAACACTTAGTTAGAATAacattttggataaaaaaaatacgAAAATTCTATAAATATCCCCTCTTCATTTCGTTCTTCTCCCCCAATTTCTCTATTCTCTAGTGCTCTCCAATTCTATTAGAAATCTCGCTGGTGCTCTCTAATTGCAATTTGACAACTGAAAATTCAATGACACCAACCTCAACAAGCATGCGGAAGAGAGTTTCGAATCCCCAACCATCGTGTCAATAATAGAAAGTCAACATTTCAGAATAGAGGAAGAATAagatagaacaacattattggttGACCTTGACCTGATTTTTGCCACTCGTAATGAGTATATAAATTGCGTATCCGCTCACATTTCACGGTAAAAAAATACGGGAGGTCATATGTGCCACTAACTTTTACATGATTCGGTGGATCCAAGGCTGGAATAAGCAGATGTAAGAAGATTATTTTCTTTGTGTTTCTGCCACGTAGTTATTAACAATTTATAGTGCATGAGTAAGTTAAGAATGCTTCGATGATAACATGCAtgctgtaataataataataatagtagtagtagtaataatAGTAACAATAATAGAGAGATGTATGATAAATCAGCTTCCCTTAATATCACTAATTATCCAATGTCATCAACTTTACCAACGGCAGTTGGGGCCATAACATTGAAAGTGGCTCAGATATTGGGATACCAAAGAAATATCATATGGAGTTCGTTTCAGTAACGAGAGGATTCGAGTCCATATGAACTCAAGCACTCCTGTTGTTGGATTTCACAGTGAGCGCCATCCAAATGTAGTTAATGGTGACGACAAGTTCACCCTTCAGCGGGATCTTATTATTAACTCCATATCCTCTTTCCTAGCATTATGCGGTATGTTAATCGAATAGGCCGAATAATGTATCGATGATTTCAGCATAAGCGCCACCAACACTCGTATCAGTTTCAGGATCAAACGAGTATGGTGGAGTCGGCTCTGTTGCTTCCAAGATTTTATCCATTGGTGTCGCTGCCTTGGATCTTTGCATAGCTGTAATAGGTTTGTAGTACTTCCATGGATCCGGGCAATAATCCTGTTAAAAACACCACCAATTAGCAGCAAACTCAACTTCTTCAGAGTACTACACTCCTGTAAAGAGACCACAAATTTAGCAGCAAACTCCAAGTGCTATCTATGCTTGTTAGTAATGAGCCGCAGTCGATGGGTCACTTTCCTTGAGCTTAGAAATCCAAATGTGATATTACCTGGTGGGCATGCATCCTCCTCACGAATGTCCTGAATATCCTGAAGTTTACCATCTTGAGTAGCTCATCGGACAGTCGAAGATATGTCATCGCAAACACCCTTCGTTGTGGCTTTCCACTTCGGTCGATCCCTTGTGGCCTTGAATTCCTCAAAATTTGGTTGTATCCCCTTCTATCATATCTACTGAGTGCATTTTCACACGCCACCTCGATCCCCTCCCTCCATGCTGCACTGAATACCTGGCATACAATCGCAAAACGATGAACCATCCATGCATCCGTGGAGTCCCGCCTCCAAATCCAACTTTAATTACCTGTTGAACCAGCTCCTCAGCCCCACTCATTGCCATCTTTATCTGCTCAGAATTTATCATCTCGGCGCAGGTGAAGTTAAGGATGGCATCATGTCTCGCCAGCATTCTGGCGATTGGCCTGTAGCCGTCGCGATCGTTCAGGTTGTAGTATCCTGCAGTTAGCTCTGCTGCATGGCTGTCGTCCTGGTACCACCAGTGTATGCCAGCTATCTGCGACGGAAGTCATGACAATGCACAAAACAAGTCTGGCTAATGGTGTGAAGACGATGTGCGAGTACATGCACTTGCCTTGGCGACGATCTTGACTTTACAACCTAGGAAGGCCTCGTTAGCCGCATCCAGGATCTGGTCTCCATGCATTATCAACTTGTTGGAGTACCAAGTTAGGAAGAATTTCCCCGAGTTCATCAGATATGTCCCTTTTGCTGCGAAGAACTTGGTTGACTTTGGACTGGAGTTGTATTCACCTGCATCATCCGGTAAGTCCCACTCAGGATGTCCTGCCACCGTTGCAGCCTCTTTGAAGTCTCTCTTCATATATTTATCGTAGCACTGCAAAAGATGGACTGTTATTAGCCATGCACAACAAgctaaaagagaaaaagagaagatTAGCCAAAGCAAAAAAATCTTACCTGAAACTCCCCGATGCCGGGGAAAACCCAACCCTGTGCCTCAGGATACGAGGGGTACCTCAATTCTCCAGAAGGGCCAAGACCCACCTCTACGTCGGTAATGACGCCGGCATCCAGAAAATCTGCCATGTTCTCTCTGAAGCTCTTCATGAAGTCTCGGTAAACCTACACACAAATAACATATATTTTCTGGCTTTCAGAATTTACAGCCTCTCAGATGGTTCCATTTTCATTTCTCTTTGCTGAAATTTGTGTAATGGATATGAAGATTTATATCAACAACATCCTCGCTACAGTCAGGAGTCATTTTGCTCGGTTAGACATGACAGAAGTTCGATGACAAAACAGTGCAAAGCACGACCCACTAAGGTTATAATATCAGAAAGAATGTGAGGTTGCAAGTCACACCTCCACGGCAGTGCGTTCTTGGAATATGGGTTGGTTATCTACTCCGATGGTGAGGTACTCCTGATTCCTCGTGCCACGCCTGTTGGTGTAATAGATATCCGGGTTTGACTTGCCCACCTCAAGAATCCATGGCGGCATCGGGATGTTCACGGTGCCCTCCACACAATTATGGAATGACATGATGGCCTGCAACTTGAGCCCTTCTTCCTGAACCATCCGGAACAAATCCTTGTAGGCGCTCCAGTCATAGAGCTTGGGACCCTTGCCTTCCACGATGCCCCACCAAACATCTACCATCACCCCATCGACGTCGGCGTTCCTCAGATGCTTAAGCCGCTTCCTCAGTTCTTCTGGCTTGTTGAGCGTGTTGTCAACTGAGACGACATCTAGCTGTTGGACAAGCTCAGATTAAAGAGTGTATACATAGTATGGTGTCAGTGCAAGTGGTGGTTCAAGATGTGGTGCATTTTGAGCGCACTTAGCCGTTCAAGAGAAGAGGAGCTTACAGGGAGCATCACAAACACTGGCACGTAGTTTGCCAGCATCTTTTCCTTGTCTGCGTATGTGTCTGTCTGCAACGCCAAACAAGAAGTCTCAGATCCTTCTTTAGCTCGGGTTTCAAATTATTGTTTAAATTCCCAGATCCCTACGGGGAAGAACGGGACAGAGGAGACACAAAAGCTTAAATTGGTAATAAATAATTCgactatttaatattttaatcatgtgAGAATAATTCCTTTCACGTTTCCTCACAATCTCACATGCTCCAGCTTATTAATATCTTTACccataaacaaatatatatatatatatatattatagattaCATGATTCTATTAACTtaagataagatatattaaaattttaatttgattcTAATTAAGATTATGGATCAATAGAAAGAAAATTCATTTATTTTAGAAAACGATAGAAtcctattaattattttttcttagatCTTCAATCACATATCTTATTTTCTATTAAAGGTGGGAACTCTCAATCATGCACATGCAGTGGTTGTCATTGATGTTTTCTTAAAATATCCTTTTTATTGGTGTCTTGTCTTATCTTCCCGGAAAAGGATTCATTTTATCCCACTGAAGCTGGTTTGCCACAAACTGAGATGATGAATCGAAAAATACCTACAGTAATCACACACAATACTGAATGGTACGGTACCTCGAACTCGGGAAACATCTCTGGCTTCTCGTAGGCCATAGCTTGAGGGGCTCTACCTCCTTTGAATGGTCCATTTAAGAAGGATCTCCCACCGATTTCTAGCTTCTCTATCTTCCTCGATCTGCCCAAAATAACCTGTTGTTGCCCGCCATGCCACCGCTGGAGATGTACCCTTGCCGGCAATGGTCTCTGTTGGCGAGGTAGACTTGCATATGGGATGCTGGTCATTTGGGGTGGCGAAGCTCTGTTGAAAGAACTCTGGCGCATAAGAGACATCTCCATTGAACTGTTCTGAGCTCGTTGGGAAATGATCTCAAGTTGGATTTATATGGATTGCACATGAGAAAAAGTGTGCGCTGATGGTATTATTCTTTTCTTGTCAATATCTTCCAAACTTCTGTCACTTGGACACTTTTGCCATGGCTTGTACTAGAACAAAGAACTCTGATGCGAATTCCTGAAGTGTCCATTCTCTGCACTCTACTGGAAATTAAGGACGACAAAAGAGCACTTGTCTTTCTTGAAAATCTCGCAGCTCGCAGCCATTACTTGCTCAAACCAAGAGCAAAACAGAGCGTACTGCTAATGGACGTCCTTCCAAGTAGGATGACCAATGAATTTTCTCACCTTCATATTTCACCAACCAAACCTCGGCCCGCATGGAGGACAAGAAGAACCGCTTGTAAGAGATGTGGCTAGATTGGCATAAGTGCACTTCCGGAATTGATCGTCTTCGTGGAATAACGTAGGAAAAGCTCATGAAATTGGTGATCGAAGTGTTATAGATGAACCATTGACAACTTCGTCGCGACAATGTTTTAAGAAACTTTGAGGGTGATGTACAAAATTTTAGAGAATTTTGCCATCAACTCAACAAAAAAGTAACCGAGTTACTTATATATCAGGTTTTTTCATCACAACATGAAGAATTAACTTAACTTTCTTCCCAATTAAAGTGATACGACTAGACAATCAAGTAATGGACTTTTTCCCAATGTGAATATCTTGTCGAGGGAACAAGCGGGGATATATTCTTGGCCTACTCCTTACTCCAGTTTGACTAAGATGCCGTGATTGTGTCAAACTACTTGGTTCCTACATTAGAAACTACTGTATGTTCTATCACGTCGAAACAACATCTTCATAGCTGTTAAATATTTGCCATCGTCTTGTCCATCTTTGTGACACAATGAAAGCATAAGAATGCGAGAATTTCCATCTGTTCACTTTGTGAGACCAGAAATAGTATTTAAGAGGATGTTTTCAAGGTACAATATCTATAGAAGTCTGTGGTTCGAATCACTACATAATGTGGAGTGGCAACAAAAAAGCATCACTTGGTAGTGTTCTAGGTTTTATTAACTGACCCTCCCATGAGCTATTTGTCTGCAGTTGTGTATGATATATCAGAGCATAAAAGCAAACCAAGAGGAGGTAACAAACAGCTATTCAAATCTGTGTTCATCAATCCATACTAGGCATATGCAACACCATATTTCACGGAGGTAAATATTAATATCCAAAGAAACAGCTACTTTAGAAGGTTGCTACAAATTACGAAGTAACTTATTGTAATTTCAAGTCGGATAAAAGATGTGTAATAACTTCGAAGTTGGAATTGTGTGCAGCACGCACATATTACAAAGTTCATAGTTCACTCACTGTAAACAAAAGAAATACATCGATTTACGCTTATCTGAGCACTCCAGCCATTTGACTGCTGGAAGGCTGAAAGGTTAGATTGATCCGAGAATTATTCAGTATATGTACAGCTCGAGATTCTGGCTGGCTAGTGGGTACGACCTTATTGTGTTTCTCAGAGATTTTCTGCGCGAAGCACCTATGCGAGCACACCATTTTATGCTGAGTTTTTCTAGACTCACCGCATTCCTAAGCAAGAACTTTATGAGGTCGAGCTCCGCATTCAAAACTCCATACTTCTTTATTTCAACTTTCTTCAGATTATTATGGATCATTTCTGTTGACAGCAAGTCCGGGGGGTGTGGATAATCCAACCTATCATCATCAGCCATCCCTTCCCTGTGTGCCTACGAGAAGTAATTTGATAAACACAGCAGATTTCCTCTGAGAAGAGGATGGGATGATTAACCATGAACACAAAGACCATATAAGATATATACGAGATGCTCTCACCTTAGATATGCGGAGTGACAGAAACCGTAATAACGGTGAGAATAGTACCAAATAAGTGGTCACGTAGACATGGCCGCCGTTTGGCCACATGCTCAGGCGCAGGGACTCCAAGCGCATAAATTGGGGAAACCTCATGGCATTTGGAACGTTCGTCAGGTACTACTTGAACAAAGGAAGAAAATGGTAGGTGCATGTCAGAAAGCCGTATCCAAATGAAGTCTAGTCTAAAACATATGATCACTTTCAAACAGTGATCCATTTGTAAGAAACTCATCCTGATGGTTCGGTCGAAAGCTTGTATAATCTTCTGCAGTTGGGACTGTCAAGTGAAAATTGTAGTACCATATTATTTCCCCTAACTTCATAGAATACCTACTGTTAATCCTAATAGCTTATTCTACGAAGAACAATGAGCTCGATACATATGTTGCCTATATAAGTGTGACTTGAACAACTTTATTCCTGCCACAATACGAGGGCGTAAATGAGTAGGGAGAGTTTGACTCATTTGGAATGCCTGCCTGCATGCTGGTGATATTTAGAATATTTGAATTTTAGACGGGTAATTAACACTTCCTGCATGCTGTTATTCTACTGAGCAACTAATTCAAATCAAACACTACCACATATAGATCGATCTTGGACAGATGAAACAGGGAGTCGTAGGCGCACCTCGATGCACCAGTCACTAAGGATCATGTATTTTGTGTTGCAGAATGAAGCCAAGGTCCTCGACATGTTCTGCCCATAGGTCCCTGAAAACCCTAGCCTTCGTGAGTACGAGTAGACATTGTGAAACTCCACAGGCTCCAATTGCACCATTTCGACTGATGTTTGCACACTCAGATAATGCATGCTATCACCCAAATTCAACCCCTTGTAACGGAAGGTCGTAAGGTTCACAGTTGACATGTGCAGCTTAGTATCAAGTAGGAAGTGGCACTTGTCAAGGATCACTTCTTGGAGCGTGGTTTGAGGAATGGTGATATCCAAGAATTCGGGACCGACGACAACGCACTCCCTGAGTTTGAGAGTGACTAAGATGGTGCACCCGTTAATCAAACTCTCTAACGAGTCACCGATGAAGCGTGCTTTCTGAAGGGACAAGACCTTGAGTCGAGGCAATAAGACAGCGTTAGGTGGCAGGCTGATGATGTCACAGTGCAGGCAGAGTCTTAACTCCACCAACGTATCACACCGAAAGAGTGACAAGGGCAGCGGTATAGGGTCCATTATATTGAGATCCAGATGCAGGATTTGCTGGTTCAATAAGCTCTCGATCCATAAACTTGCTTTCTGACTTGATCTATTGTAATCTGTGTGTACTAGTTTCAGGTGATGTATGTGTGGTCGGTCTGGAAAGAAGATGACCCTGTCGACGAGCTCCTCGAACTTCTGTTTCTTGTTACTCACACCGCGGAAGTCTTGAAGCTCCAATCTCCAGTTGGATGATGAGAGCCACAGGCGCCTCCATGCTCGACAGACCAAGCTAGTTGTTACTCGATCTTGAAGGGGTAATTGTGACACTATAGAGCACAAGATGTCTTCCGGAAGATCGTTGATTCTGGTCCCTCTTTGCCCTGAGTCATCTGAGCAACGCATTCTTCTTCTGCAAGACAACGCTCATCATGTCACAATCAAGCATGCATCTGATAGCAAGTTACACCCACAACTCTAACGTGAATCCAAGCAGCTGGAGGTCGATATCAGTTGATGCAGCAACTTTAGGAAAGGCGAGATTAAGCAGTTGCTTCACGACTGATTTTACATGTAATTGGAAAAAAGATATAATgaaatgagtttttatttaattaaaaatatttttattacattaaatgatATAAATCTATCACTTATGCAATAATACATTAAGTAATCTGGATGGAAACATTTTTGGGTTTTCCATTTCATTTATAAGCTGTCCAAATGCATGCACAAGTGGATCAAGAATCACCCATGGATGAGAGAAAAACCAATAGagagagaaaatcaagaaaagagAAACTATTAGAAAGAGAAAAAATGAGAGAGAAATTACAAAATAGGAAAAACCAAGGAGTGAGAAACGACTAGAGAGAAAAAACTaaaatacagagagagagagagagagaggctgacgTGTTGCAGAAAGGTGTTGCCATAGTGAATAAAGACTTGaggttttttttattctttcctcACCTTCCTCTCTAATCGACATGCTTTACTTTGATTTTATGAGTAGAATCTAACTcggtattatatatatttttgatatgtTGTCAAAGTCAGTCGATAAAAATTTGAtctaaatgaataaaaataaaagattgtgCTAGATAATCTATGAGTTTATCTAAATGAAAATTAGTTGTACGGTAGAGTCGGATCAATAAATCATCCTAGAAAAAATACAGATGAAGTTTGTATTAGgtaaacaaaaagaaatcttagagatcaataataaaagatgtataaaaaattgatgaaaattaATATAGTTTGATACTTTTTGCTTAGAGAAAATCAAATTCTTCATcatgtaaaaaaattataagacccTTAAGTTATCTTTACTTAAGCATAACGCTTCCTATACCTCCTCTCACTTAACCCCTTAAGGAATTCACACATGTTTTCTCATCATCTCTAGAAACATTAGAAAATATCCTCTCTAGACACTAGAAAGAAACTTAGGAGCACCAAAATATAATCACATCAATACTTAGAGATACATGggctatgataaaaaa is from Musa acuminata AAA Group cultivar baxijiao chromosome BXJ1-6, Cavendish_Baxijiao_AAA, whole genome shotgun sequence and encodes:
- the LOC103974191 gene encoding beta-amylase-like, encoding MEMSLMRQSSFNRASPPQMTSIPYASLPRQQRPLPARVHLQRWHGGQQQVILGRSRKIEKLEIGGRSFLNGPFKGGRAPQAMAYEKPEMFPEFETDTYADKEKMLANYVPVFVMLPLDVVSVDNTLNKPEELRKRLKHLRNADVDGVMVDVWWGIVEGKGPKLYDWSAYKDLFRMVQEEGLKLQAIMSFHNCVEGTVNIPMPPWILEVGKSNPDIYYTNRRGTRNQEYLTIGVDNQPIFQERTAVEVYRDFMKSFRENMADFLDAGVITDVEVGLGPSGELRYPSYPEAQGWVFPGIGEFQCYDKYMKRDFKEAATVAGHPEWDLPDDAGEYNSSPKSTKFFAAKGTYLMNSGKFFLTWYSNKLIMHGDQILDAANEAFLGCKVKIVAKIAGIHWWYQDDSHAAELTAGYYNLNDRDGYRPIARMLARHDAILNFTCAEMINSEQIKMAMSGAEELVQQVFSAAWREGIEVACENALSRYDRRGYNQILRNSRPQGIDRSGKPQRRVFAMTYLRLSDELLKMVNFRIFRTFVRRMHAHQDYCPDPWKYYKPITAMQRSKAATPMDKILEATEPTPPYSFDPETDTSVGGAYAEIIDTLFGLFD
- the LOC135677509 gene encoding F-box/FBD/LRR-repeat protein At1g16930-like, which translates into the protein MRCSDDSGQRGTRINDLPEDILCSIVSQLPLQDRVTTSLVCRAWRRLWLSSSNWRLELQDFRGVSNKKQKFEELVDRVIFFPDRPHIHHLKLVHTDYNRSSQKASLWIESLLNQQILHLDLNIMDPIPLPLSLFRCDTLVELRLCLHCDIISLPPNAVLLPRLKVLSLQKARFIGDSLESLINGCTILVTLKLRECVVVGPEFLDITIPQTTLQEVILDKCHFLLDTKLHMSTVNLTTFRYKGLNLGDSMHYLSVQTSVEMVQLEPVEFHNVYSYSRRLGFSGTYGQNMSRTLASFCNTKYMILSDWCIEYLTNVPNAMRFPQFMRLESLRLSMWPNGGHVYVTTYLVLFSPLLRFLSLRISKAHREGMADDDRLDYPHPPDLLSTEMIHNNLKKVEIKKYGVLNAELDLIKFLLRNAVSLEKLSIKWCARIGASRRKSLRNTIRSYPLASQNLELYIY